In Candidatus Defluviilinea proxima, a single genomic region encodes these proteins:
- the aroC gene encoding chorismate synthase, with product MPLRFLTAGESHGPSLTAILDGMPAGLSITPDIINKELARRQQGYGSGGRMKIEKDSVQITGGVMAGETTGAPIALLVNNDDHIKWKGKEIEPMTAPRPGHADLTGAVKYGYKDLRPALERASARETTMRVAAGAVCKHFLEQFGIVVGGYVSSIGEVQAEFGDMPYEERFQRAEGSDVRCPDEKSAQKMRDEIEKTIHGKNTLGGVLEIVALNLPVGLGSFVQWDRRLEAKLAMAIMSVQAIKGVEVGDAFENARRIGTEAHDPIQLQNAEGGMQNSDLRRSTNRAGGTEGGVSNGQPIIIRAAMKPIATTLVPQQTVDLAIGKNAPTKYERSDFCPVPRAVPILEAMVAFVLAEALIEKLGGDSINEMKPRFETLRKATLEDLSMDNVPHIFWE from the coding sequence ATGCCTTTACGTTTCCTTACTGCTGGTGAATCTCACGGACCTTCCCTGACTGCCATTCTGGATGGCATGCCTGCGGGGCTTTCCATCACGCCCGACATCATCAATAAAGAACTTGCTCGCCGCCAACAGGGATATGGCTCTGGTGGACGCATGAAGATCGAGAAAGACTCTGTGCAGATCACAGGTGGCGTGATGGCTGGCGAAACTACGGGCGCACCGATCGCCTTGCTTGTAAATAACGATGACCACATCAAATGGAAGGGCAAGGAAATCGAACCGATGACGGCTCCACGCCCGGGTCATGCGGATCTAACAGGTGCCGTCAAATATGGTTATAAGGATTTGCGTCCTGCACTCGAACGTGCCTCTGCACGCGAAACCACCATGCGTGTTGCCGCAGGCGCAGTCTGTAAACATTTCCTTGAACAGTTTGGAATTGTCGTTGGCGGATATGTTTCCTCCATTGGCGAAGTTCAGGCTGAGTTTGGTGACATGCCTTACGAAGAGCGCTTTCAGCGTGCAGAAGGGTCAGATGTGCGTTGCCCGGATGAAAAGTCCGCGCAAAAGATGCGTGATGAAATCGAGAAGACCATTCACGGCAAAAATACCCTCGGTGGTGTACTTGAGATCGTTGCGCTCAATCTCCCTGTTGGGCTTGGTAGCTTTGTGCAATGGGACCGTCGTCTCGAAGCCAAACTGGCAATGGCGATCATGTCTGTGCAGGCGATCAAAGGCGTGGAAGTGGGGGATGCGTTCGAGAACGCACGACGAATTGGGACGGAAGCTCACGACCCAATTCAATTGCAGAATGCAGAAGGCGGAATGCAGAATTCCGACCTGCGACGTTCGACGAACAGAGCGGGTGGAACTGAAGGGGGAGTCAGCAATGGGCAACCCATTATCATCCGTGCGGCGATGAAGCCCATTGCCACAACCCTTGTGCCGCAGCAAACCGTCGACCTCGCTATTGGTAAGAATGCGCCCACCAAATACGAGCGCTCCGATTTTTGCCCGGTGCCTCGAGCCGTTCCGATCCTTGAAGCGATGGTTGCATTTGTGCTTGCTGAGGCCCTGATTGAAAAACTTGGCGGTGACTCCATCAACGAAATGAAGCCAAGATTCGAAACTCTTCGTAAAGCGACTCTCGAAGACTTATCCATGGACAACGTTCCGCACATTTTTTGGGAATAA
- the aroA gene encoding 3-phosphoshikimate 1-carboxyvinyltransferase — MNIHPSSFRIHPLLHPLNATVRVPGSKSLTNRALLIASLAKGTTHLTNALFSDDSRYFAKALQTLGFDVQLDEANFTMTVTGLGGKIPAKKAELFIGNAGTAARFLSAFLTLGNGEYILDGESRMRERPIGDLMDALNQLGVEMEAKNNCPPVEIFAKGLPGGKTKIAGDISSQFLSALLMVAPYAQSPIEVTLSTDLNSKPYVDMTISIMKEFGIEIERDEYSRFTIYPTSYSPLSTYAIESDASAASYFFAAPAICGGTVKVENISRKSVQGDIGFLNVLQQMGCSVTESDNSITVNGSSSIVGIDIDMRDIPDTAQTLAAIAPFASSPTRIRGIASARVKETDRVSATCTELKRLGVSVDEYEDGMTIHPVEKMRAASIQTYNDHRMAMSFSLIGLRFDGVTIENPSCVSKTFPNFFEVLSTLSQRERAG, encoded by the coding sequence ATGAACATTCATCCTTCATCATTCCGCATCCACCCTTTGCTTCATCCTCTCAACGCCACCGTTCGCGTGCCTGGCTCCAAGTCATTGACCAATCGTGCCTTGCTCATCGCATCATTGGCAAAAGGAACCACACATCTTACGAATGCCCTCTTCTCCGATGACTCGCGTTACTTTGCCAAAGCTCTACAAACCCTCGGCTTCGATGTTCAATTGGATGAAGCCAACTTCACAATGACCGTCACGGGGCTCGGTGGAAAAATCCCTGCCAAGAAAGCCGAACTCTTCATCGGCAATGCAGGGACGGCGGCACGTTTCCTCTCTGCTTTCCTTACGCTTGGCAATGGCGAATACATCCTTGATGGCGAGTCACGCATGCGAGAGCGCCCGATAGGGGATTTGATGGATGCGCTCAATCAACTGGGTGTTGAGATGGAAGCAAAGAATAACTGTCCGCCCGTGGAGATTTTTGCCAAAGGTTTACCTGGCGGCAAGACAAAGATCGCAGGTGATATATCATCGCAATTTTTATCTGCTCTGCTCATGGTTGCCCCCTATGCACAAAGCCCAATTGAAGTGACCCTATCCACTGATCTCAATTCCAAACCTTATGTGGATATGACAATCTCCATTATGAAAGAATTTGGTATAGAGATTGAGCGCGACGAATATTCAAGATTCACGATTTACCCCACATCCTATTCGCCACTTTCCACTTACGCCATCGAATCCGACGCATCCGCTGCATCCTACTTCTTTGCCGCCCCAGCCATCTGTGGCGGAACCGTCAAAGTGGAAAACATTTCCCGTAAATCTGTGCAGGGTGACATTGGTTTTCTCAATGTTTTACAGCAAATGGGTTGTAGCGTAACCGAATCTGATAACTCAATCACGGTCAACGGTTCATCGTCCATCGTCGGAATTGACATCGACATGCGTGATATCCCCGATACTGCTCAAACCCTCGCGGCTATTGCTCCCTTCGCTTCATCGCCAACAAGGATTCGCGGCATTGCCTCTGCCCGTGTCAAAGAGACGGATCGAGTCTCTGCAACATGCACCGAGCTCAAACGTCTCGGCGTCAGCGTGGACGAGTATGAAGATGGCATGACCATTCATCCCGTAGAAAAGATGCGAGCGGCGTCCATCCAAACGTATAACGATCACCGTATGGCAATGTCTTTCTCGTTGATCGGCTTGCGTTTCGATGGCGTCACGATCGAGAATCCATCTTGTGTCTCCAAAACATTCCCGAATTTCTTTGAAGTGTTGAGTACTCTCTCCCAGCGGGAGAGGGCAGGGTGA
- a CDS encoding tautomerase family protein codes for MAQVKIYGVKEQLNPIKSQLSDVIHSCVVDALSFPVEKRAHRFFPLEADDFYYPVGRSPRYTIIEISMFEGRTIETKKHLIRLLFERTEQVLGLNPSDLEITITETPKHNWGFRGQPGDEVSLNYKVEV; via the coding sequence ATGGCACAGGTCAAAATTTATGGTGTCAAAGAACAGTTGAACCCGATCAAGAGTCAGCTTTCAGATGTGATCCACTCGTGTGTGGTGGATGCATTGTCCTTTCCTGTAGAGAAACGAGCACACAGGTTTTTCCCTTTGGAAGCGGATGATTTTTATTATCCCGTTGGACGCTCGCCTCGTTATACGATCATTGAGATCAGCATGTTCGAGGGCAGAACAATAGAGACGAAGAAGCATCTTATCCGTTTGTTGTTTGAGCGCACTGAGCAAGTGTTGGGACTCAATCCGAGCGATCTTGAGATTACCATTACCGAAACTCCAAAACACAATTGGGGCTTTCGTGGCCAGCCTGGCGATGAGGTCAGTTTGAATTACAAGGTTGAGGTTTAA
- a CDS encoding antibiotic biosynthesis monooxygenase has product MILEAAILDVIPGKEKEFEVAFAQASPIIASMKGYISHQLQHCIEAPTRFLLLVQWETLEAHTVGFRGSAEYQEWRKLLHHFYDPFPTVQHYELSFSNPS; this is encoded by the coding sequence ATGATCTTAGAAGCAGCAATTTTGGATGTAATCCCTGGAAAAGAAAAAGAATTTGAAGTGGCGTTTGCACAGGCTTCACCTATCATCGCCAGTATGAAGGGATACATCTCGCATCAGTTGCAACACTGCATCGAAGCGCCTACTCGTTTTCTTTTATTGGTGCAATGGGAAACGCTCGAAGCGCACACGGTTGGGTTTCGCGGGTCAGCGGAATATCAAGAGTGGCGGAAGTTGTTGCATCACTTTTATGATCCGTTCCCAACAGTGCAACATTATGAGTTGAGTTTTTCGAATCCATCCTGA
- a CDS encoding MOSC domain-containing protein, translated as MNSTILAVSKSGTHTFSKANQESIRLLAGLGVEGDAHMGETVKHRSRVKRDPTQPNLRQVHLIHAELHDELNASGYHVSAGEMGENITTRGLDILGLPKGTKLYLGDSAVVEVTGLRNPCEQIDTFQDGLLSLCVYKDENGNIVRKAGIMSIVLTGGEVHAGDAIRVELPPDRTYHYKLYKNERE; from the coding sequence ATGAATAGCACGATTTTAGCAGTTAGCAAGAGTGGAACGCACACCTTTAGCAAAGCCAATCAGGAAAGCATTCGTTTGTTGGCAGGGTTGGGTGTGGAGGGAGATGCGCACATGGGGGAAACGGTCAAGCATAGGTCCAGAGTGAAGCGCGACCCAACCCAGCCGAATTTGCGTCAGGTGCATTTGATCCATGCGGAGTTACATGATGAGTTGAACGCGAGTGGATACCACGTCTCTGCAGGGGAGATGGGGGAGAACATCACAACACGTGGTTTGGATATATTAGGGTTGCCAAAAGGGACAAAGCTTTATTTGGGAGATAGTGCCGTTGTAGAAGTGACAGGTCTTCGTAATCCATGTGAGCAAATCGATACATTTCAGGATGGTTTACTGAGCCTTTGTGTTTACAAGGACGAGAACGGGAATATTGTCCGCAAAGCTGGCATCATGAGCATTGTGCTGACGGGCGGTGAAGTCCATGCGGGGGATGCCATCCGCGTGGAGTTACCACCCGACCGCACATACCATTACAAGTTGTATAAAAACGAAAGGGAATAA
- the aroF gene encoding 3-deoxy-7-phosphoheptulonate synthase yields MMIIMKANATPQQVEAVIEKVKSAGLNVHLSQGVEATIIGAIGETHSIPTERFEGMEGVELVQRITQPYKLASRQFHPEDSVVQMNGFAVGGNQIAVIAGPCSVESRSQIMETALAVKEAGASALRGGVFKPRTSPYSFQGLGEEGLELLAEAREKTGLPIVAEIMSQVQVDLMVKYVDVLQIGARNMQNFNLLRAIGETRTAVLLKRGLSATVEELLMSAEYVLAGGNNRVMLCERGIRTFETSTRNTTDINAVPVLKNLTHLPVVLDPSHSTGYSEYVAAIARAGIAAGADGLIIEVHPNPAKAVSDGRQSLKPEAFAAMVKQVGQIAQIMGRSLASVEMSPKQGWA; encoded by the coding sequence ATGATGATCATAATGAAAGCCAATGCCACCCCACAACAGGTGGAAGCAGTAATAGAGAAAGTCAAATCTGCGGGATTGAACGTCCATCTCTCGCAAGGAGTCGAAGCGACGATCATCGGCGCCATCGGTGAGACGCATAGTATTCCCACCGAACGCTTCGAAGGCATGGAAGGTGTAGAACTTGTCCAGCGTATCACCCAGCCGTACAAACTTGCCTCGCGACAATTCCATCCCGAAGATTCTGTTGTCCAAATGAACGGTTTTGCTGTCGGCGGGAATCAGATCGCTGTCATCGCGGGACCGTGTTCAGTGGAGAGTCGCTCTCAGATCATGGAAACAGCTTTGGCTGTGAAAGAGGCGGGAGCGTCCGCTTTGCGTGGGGGAGTGTTCAAGCCTCGCACATCACCGTATTCCTTCCAGGGTCTCGGCGAGGAAGGCCTCGAGCTTCTTGCCGAAGCGCGCGAGAAAACGGGATTGCCCATCGTGGCTGAGATCATGTCGCAGGTGCAGGTGGATTTGATGGTGAAGTATGTGGACGTGTTGCAGATCGGCGCACGCAACATGCAGAACTTCAATCTGCTTCGTGCCATCGGTGAGACGCGTACAGCGGTCCTGCTCAAGCGTGGACTTTCTGCTACAGTGGAAGAATTGTTGATGTCTGCCGAATATGTTTTAGCGGGTGGAAATAACCGTGTGATGTTGTGCGAGCGTGGCATCCGCACATTTGAAACATCCACACGCAACACGACCGATATTAATGCTGTTCCTGTTTTGAAAAATTTAACTCATTTGCCAGTAGTCCTTGACCCATCTCATTCAACAGGTTATTCTGAATATGTTGCCGCCATTGCACGTGCAGGTATTGCCGCAGGTGCAGACGGTCTCATCATCGAAGTGCATCCCAACCCAGCAAAAGCCGTTTCAGATGGCAGGCAATCCCTCAAGCCTGAAGCCTTTGCCGCGATGGTGAAACAGGTCGGTCAGATCGCACAGATCATGGGACGCAGTCTCGCTTCGGTTGAGATGTCTCCGAAGCAGGGGTGGGCGTAA
- the aroH gene encoding chorismate mutase, producing MPTRGVRGATTVAADEPELILQATRELLEEILAENENMKPDDIASAIFTVTEDLASTFPAQAARQMGWSLVPMLCAREIPVPNSLPRSIRVLVHWNTDAAQNEVKHVYLRDAVKLRPDLVAAQ from the coding sequence ATGCCAACCCGTGGAGTGCGCGGCGCAACCACAGTCGCCGCCGACGAACCAGAGCTCATCCTGCAAGCCACGCGCGAACTTCTGGAGGAGATACTGGCTGAGAACGAAAATATGAAACCTGATGACATCGCCAGCGCCATTTTCACTGTGACGGAAGACCTCGCTTCGACCTTCCCCGCACAGGCTGCCAGGCAAATGGGCTGGAGTCTTGTCCCGATGCTGTGTGCGCGTGAGATCCCTGTGCCGAACAGCTTGCCACGTTCCATTCGTGTGCTTGTCCATTGGAACACAGACGCGGCTCAAAATGAAGTAAAACACGTTTATTTGCGCGATGCGGTCAAACTAAGACCTGATTTGGTTGCGGCGCAGTGA
- a CDS encoding prephenate dehydrogenase: protein MSQPDFNLAESKIAIIGLGLMGGSLALGLRGKCAALYGCDPHLPTIELALSQHIVDYADSDPAKLLPEADLVILSAPVPAILTLLEKLPTYTPNSCIVMDMGSTKKLIVESMSQLPERFDPIGGHPICGKEKLSLANAERTLYYAAPFLLTPLERTSKRAISAANQIIEALGAKAGILDAAEHDRILAATSHLPFVLSSALALATSEDVSPFIGPGFKSTSRLAGTSSSMMLGVLQTNRENVLNALHELQKQLTEIESALSVDDFKKLEAILNKAQSKHQKFNS, encoded by the coding sequence ATGTCACAGCCTGACTTTAATCTCGCAGAGTCAAAGATCGCCATCATTGGCTTGGGATTGATGGGTGGCTCGCTTGCATTGGGACTACGAGGCAAGTGCGCCGCCCTCTATGGATGCGATCCGCATCTTCCGACCATTGAGCTGGCTTTGTCCCAACACATCGTGGACTACGCTGATAGCGACCCTGCCAAGCTCCTGCCCGAAGCGGACCTTGTCATCCTATCCGCTCCCGTCCCTGCGATTTTGACTCTGCTTGAGAAGTTACCAACCTACACACCTAATTCTTGTATCGTCATGGACATGGGTTCGACGAAAAAATTGATTGTTGAATCCATGTCGCAATTGCCCGAACGCTTTGATCCCATCGGCGGGCATCCCATTTGTGGCAAAGAAAAACTTTCCCTTGCCAACGCCGAACGGACTTTGTACTATGCCGCTCCGTTTTTGCTCACACCTTTGGAGCGAACATCAAAGAGAGCGATCTCTGCCGCCAACCAGATCATCGAAGCCCTCGGCGCAAAAGCAGGCATTCTCGATGCTGCTGAACATGACCGAATCTTGGCCGCTACAAGTCATTTGCCATTTGTTCTTTCTTCTGCCCTTGCCCTTGCTACATCCGAAGATGTCTCACCTTTCATTGGACCTGGCTTCAAATCTACTAGCCGCCTGGCAGGGACATCCTCATCCATGATGTTGGGAGTCTTGCAAACCAATCGAGAAAATGTTTTGAATGCTTTGCATGAGTTACAAAAACAGTTAACTGAAATCGAATCCGCTTTATCTGTAGATGATTTCAAAAAACTCGAAGCCATTCTGAATAAAGCACAAAGCAAACACCAGAAATTCAATTCGTAG
- a CDS encoding SAM-dependent methyltransferase, which yields MTIHYKDVVPWGRNFDEYVRMFALSEADLQSRILGCGDGPASFNVECNQHGGSVTSIDPLYRFSYAEIEKRIAETFDDVIKQTRAHQENFVWDAISSPDELGEIRMQAMRRFLDSFEAGLLSKRYIPGELPDLPFADQTFDIALSSHFLFLYTDNLSFDFHVKSIYEMLRVAREARIFPLLDVNARESSYLSGILDEFQKYKPKVCRVNYEFQRNGNQMLVLQND from the coding sequence ATGACGATTCACTATAAAGATGTCGTCCCTTGGGGGCGCAATTTCGATGAATATGTGCGCATGTTCGCTCTGTCTGAAGCAGATCTCCAGTCCCGCATCCTGGGTTGTGGTGATGGCCCCGCCAGTTTCAACGTGGAATGCAATCAACACGGTGGGAGCGTGACCTCCATCGACCCGTTGTATCGCTTCAGTTATGCAGAGATCGAAAAGCGCATCGCCGAAACGTTTGACGATGTGATAAAGCAGACGCGTGCTCATCAGGAAAACTTTGTTTGGGATGCGATCTCATCTCCTGATGAACTTGGTGAGATTCGCATGCAAGCCATGCGCCGCTTCCTTGATTCCTTTGAGGCTGGGTTGCTGTCGAAAAGATATATCCCCGGCGAATTGCCTGATCTGCCTTTCGCAGACCAAACCTTTGATATTGCCCTCAGTTCGCATTTCTTGTTTCTCTATACCGATAATCTCTCCTTTGACTTTCACGTAAAATCTATTTATGAAATGTTACGAGTAGCACGTGAGGCGCGCATCTTTCCGTTGTTGGATGTCAATGCACGGGAATCCTCCTATCTCTCTGGCATCCTTGATGAGTTTCAGAAATACAAACCAAAAGTTTGCAGGGTCAATTACGAATTTCAACGTAATGGAAACCAGATGTTAGTCTTGCAAAACGATTGA
- a CDS encoding phosphotransferase, whose translation MAEFIKSKQDEINHLIERAETLASELQSKPVEFVLCHTDIHGGNILIGRGGSRSAPTEDIYIVDWDAPLLAPKERDLMFIGGGIDAIWKTKQDEALFYEGYGKAEVNITALAYYRYERIIEDLVAFCEQLLLTNEGGADREQAYRWFTGNFEAGQTIEIAEKTQRF comes from the coding sequence CTGGCGGAGTTCATCAAATCAAAACAAGACGAAATCAATCATCTCATCGAACGCGCAGAGACACTTGCTTCCGAACTTCAATCCAAACCTGTGGAATTTGTCCTCTGCCACACGGATATCCACGGCGGGAACATATTAATTGGTAGGGGCGGATCGCGATCCGCCCCTACAGAAGACATCTACATCGTCGATTGGGACGCTCCCCTCCTCGCCCCCAAAGAACGTGACCTGATGTTCATCGGCGGCGGGATTGACGCTATCTGGAAAACTAAACAGGATGAAGCCCTGTTCTACGAAGGCTATGGAAAAGCAGAGGTCAACATCACAGCACTGGCATATTACCGCTACGAACGGATCATCGAAGACCTGGTCGCATTTTGCGAGCAATTGTTGTTGACGAACGAAGGTGGCGCGGACCGAGAGCAAGCCTATCGGTGGTTCACAGGCAATTTTGAGGCGGGTCAAACCATTGAGATTGCAGAGAAGACCCAGAGATTTTGA
- the aroF gene encoding 3-deoxy-7-phosphoheptulonate synthase — MMIIMHPGAPKEQIDAVIAEIEKQKLSSHPIFGVEQTIIGAVGDGHYVAKEIFEALPGVLEVQRISKPYKLASRQFHPQDSIFEFNGFTIGGTEVPIIAGPCSVESKTQIIEIAHAVKEAGANALRGGVFKPRTSPYAFQGLGEEGLEYMAEARAQTGLPIVTEVMAVSQIAMMEKYVDIFQLGARNMQNFNLLRALGETRTPVLFKRGMSATIEEMLMASEYILSGGNTRVILCERGIRTFETATRNTTDINAVPVLKELTHLPIVIDPSHSTGDSKYVSTIAKAGVAAGADGVIVEVHTDPAHAVSDGKQSLTPEAFAKMVKQVKAVAEAVDRRLISQHVTA, encoded by the coding sequence ATGATGATCATCATGCACCCCGGTGCACCCAAAGAACAGATCGACGCGGTCATTGCCGAGATCGAAAAACAGAAATTATCTTCTCATCCCATTTTCGGCGTCGAGCAGACCATTATCGGCGCGGTCGGTGACGGGCACTACGTCGCCAAGGAAATTTTCGAAGCGCTTCCAGGCGTGCTCGAAGTCCAACGTATTTCCAAACCGTACAAGCTTGCCTCACGACAATTCCACCCACAAGATTCAATCTTTGAGTTCAATGGCTTCACCATCGGCGGAACCGAAGTCCCCATCATTGCAGGGCCTTGTTCTGTTGAATCAAAAACACAGATCATCGAGATCGCTCACGCCGTCAAAGAAGCGGGTGCAAACGCTTTACGTGGCGGCGTCTTCAAGCCTCGCACATCACCGTATGCCTTTCAAGGCCTTGGTGAAGAAGGACTCGAATACATGGCAGAAGCTCGTGCACAAACGGGTCTTCCCATCGTCACTGAGGTAATGGCTGTCTCGCAGATCGCCATGATGGAAAAATATGTGGATATCTTTCAACTCGGTGCGCGCAACATGCAGAACTTCAATCTGCTTCGTGCGCTCGGTGAAACCCGCACGCCCGTGCTCTTCAAACGTGGCATGTCTGCTACCATCGAAGAGATGCTTATGGCGAGTGAATACATTCTCAGTGGCGGCAACACACGCGTCATTCTTTGCGAACGCGGCATCCGCACCTTTGAGACCGCCACACGTAACACCACCGATATCAACGCCGTCCCTGTTCTCAAGGAACTTACTCACCTTCCCATTGTGATTGACCCGAGTCATTCCACTGGCGATTCAAAATATGTTTCCACCATTGCCAAAGCGGGCGTTGCCGCAGGTGCCGACGGTGTCATCGTTGAAGTGCATACCGATCCTGCCCACGCCGTCTCAGATGGCAAGCAGTCGCTCACACCTGAAGCATTTGCAAAAATGGTGAAGCAGGTCAAAGCGGTGGCTGAAGCGGTTGATCGTCGCCTTATCTCTCAACATGTCACAGCCTGA
- the aroE gene encoding shikimate dehydrogenase yields the protein MQTFKLGLIGYPLGHSLSPKIHTAALKACGLNGDYSLFPIHPDDKQGLKDLLDRVRSGEIHGLNVTIPHKQNVIEFMDELTSTSQAIGAVNTIYLRDSKLIGDNTDAPGFLSDLKKNFDFSSIIHHPSVLVLGAGGSARAVVYALLNDNWNVTIAARRTEQAHDLAQSFTDHQLHIKNLTDLQPSTLRQAQDSAFDLIVNTTPLGMAPNVDQSPLPESLSLSLNTFIYDLVYNPRETKLVRDARSQGLQATTGLGMLIEQAALAFETWTGVNADRIAMQMAVA from the coding sequence ATGCAAACCTTCAAACTCGGCCTGATCGGCTATCCCCTTGGGCATTCTCTCTCACCCAAGATCCACACCGCTGCCCTCAAAGCTTGTGGACTTAATGGCGACTATTCCTTATTCCCTATTCACCCCGATGATAAACAGGGACTCAAAGATTTACTTGATCGTGTCCGCTCTGGCGAAATACACGGACTCAATGTCACCATCCCTCACAAACAAAATGTGATCGAGTTCATGGACGAACTCACGTCAACATCTCAAGCCATCGGTGCAGTTAACACAATTTATTTGCGAGACTCTAAACTCATCGGCGATAACACTGACGCCCCGGGTTTTCTTTCTGACTTGAAAAAAAACTTTGATTTTTCATCGATCATCCATCATCCTTCTGTTTTGGTTCTCGGTGCGGGTGGTTCTGCTCGTGCAGTCGTTTATGCTCTTCTTAATGACAATTGGAATGTCACCATCGCTGCTCGCCGAACCGAACAGGCTCATGATTTGGCGCAGTCTTTTACTGATCACCAATTACACATTAAAAATTTGACGGACCTTCAACCTTCGACTCTTCGACAAGCTCAGGACAGCGCTTTTGACCTTATCGTGAACACAACTCCCCTCGGCATGGCCCCCAATGTGGATCAATCGCCTTTGCCAGAAAGTTTGTCATTGTCTTTGAATACTTTTATTTACGATCTCGTCTACAATCCCAGAGAAACAAAACTGGTGCGAGATGCCCGTTCACAAGGTCTCCAGGCCACAACGGGACTCGGTATGCTCATTGAACAAGCCGCCCTTGCTTTTGAAACATGGACCGGTGTGAATGCAGATAGAATCGCTATGCAAATGGCGGTTGCATGA